From a region of the Danio aesculapii chromosome 4, fDanAes4.1, whole genome shotgun sequence genome:
- the LOC130222358 gene encoding gastrula zinc finger protein XlCGF8.2DB-like, with protein MAFIKEESENVKIEETFTVKQEDLQEQTDLMVLKEETHQRNEMEEKHQDITTDEKPTLTKKTSSTGRPRKSKSRCNFTCHQCGNRFSRKQSLQIHMITHTGEKPFSCKQCGKSFSQKPNLYVHMRIHTGEKPYTCEQCGKSFAKIYDFKVHMRIHTGDGSYTCQQCGKGFYNAGNLAVHMRIHTGERPYTCQQCGKRFYHAGNLAVHMRIHTGEKPYFCPQCGKSFKLNGTLEVHMRIHTGEKPYTCTECGKSFTYKNTLKHHMITHTGEKPFVCFQCGKSFTTKASLMNHMNNHTGTIVFTCDQCGIGLTRKDSIKQHMKIHSGEDRFRCSECGKDFKHKRSLSTHMKLHN; from the exons atggcgtttattaaagaggagagtgaaaatgtgaagattgaagaaacattcacagtcaaacaggaagatctgcaagaacaaacag acctgatggtgctgaaagaagagactcacCAACGGAATGAAATGGAAGAGAAACACCAAGACATAACGACTGATGAAAAACCCACACTGACTAAAAAGACTTCATCAACGGGAAGACCACGGAAATCCAAATCTAGGTGCAATTTCACTTGTCATCAATGTGGAAACCGTTTCAGCCGAAAACAAAGCCTTCAAATCCACATGataactcacactggagagaagcctttcagctgtaaacagtgtgggaagagtttcagtcaaaagcCAAACCTTTATgttcacatgagaattcacacaggggagaaaccttacacctgtgaacagtgtggaaagagttttgctaAAATCTATgactttaaagtccacatgagaattcacactggagatgGGTCATatacatgccaacagtgtggaaaaggCTTCTATAATGCAGGAAACCTTGCagtccacatgagaattcacactggagagaggccgtacacatgccaacagtgtgggaAAAGATTCTATCATGCAGGAAACTTGGcagtgcacatgagaattcacactggggagaagccttacttttgccctcagtgtggaaagagttttaagtTAAATGGCACCCTTGAagtccacatgaggattcacactggagagaaaccttacacatgcacagagtgtggtaaaagtttcacatataaaaacacactcaaacaccacatgataactcacaccggagagaagccgtttgTATGTtttcagtgtggaaagagcttcacaaccaaaGCTAGCCTCATGAACCACATGAATAATCACACTGGAACCATAGTGTTtacatgtgatcagtgtggaataGGACTCACACGCAAAGACTCCATTAAGCAACACATGAAGATTCACTCAGGAGAGGatcgttttagatgcagtgagtgtggaaaggactttaaacataaaagaagcctcAGCACTCACATGAAGCTTCACAACTGA
- the LOC130223483 gene encoding zinc finger BED domain-containing protein 4-like, with protein sequence MQEWTIPKEKILTVITDNGSNMVAAFKNTTAEETSSEDDSPGSTIESDSEIDDQRYRHVDMELDRTPCVVHTIQLVVHMLQKETTVKRVLDKARSVVKLFRKSSVATQKLLDQCGVIVVNDCPTRWSSTFNMITRLLKVKDAVCQISNDMGWNSLLTSEWQKLSSLHDLLLPFAEHTKTLQSDTTSMSLVVPALFDLLTHLTDFAVNTRYRDLY encoded by the exons ATGCAAGAGTGGACCATACCAAAGGAGAAGATCCTGACGGTAATAACGGACAATGGGAGTAACATGGTGGCAGCCTTTAAAAACACCACAGCAGAAGAAACCAGCTCTGAGGACGACTCCCCTGGGTCCACGATCGAAAGTGACTCTGAAATCGATGACCAGCG gtaTCGTCATGTCGACATGGAATTGGACCGGACACCATGTGTTGTGCATACCATACAACTGGTGGTCCACATGTTGCAGAAAGAAACAACTGTCAAAAGAGTTCTCGATAAAGCTAGGTCTGTGGTGAAGCTCTTTCGCAAGTCCTCAGTTGCAACACAGAAGTTATTGGACCAATGTGGTGTTATTGTTGTAAATGACTGCCCCACACGCTGGTCAAGCACATTTAACATGATCACACGACTCCTTAAAGTCAAAGATGCAGTCTGTCAAATCTCAAATGACATGGGATGGAACAGTTTGCTTACTAGTGAGTGGCAAAAGCTTTCCTCATTGCATGACCTATTGCTGCCTTTTGCAGAACACACTAAAACTCTTCAGAGTGACACCACATCTATGTCTCTAGTGGTTCCTGCCCTCTTTGATCTGCTGACCCACCTAACTGACTTTGCAGTGAACACTCGGTACAGAGACCTATATTGA